Proteins found in one bacterium genomic segment:
- the trpA gene encoding tryptophan synthase subunit alpha yields MNLTEYLTQMKQRKKIGLMTHLICGYPSLEVNYQTVATMVEAGVDLMELQIPFSEPIADGPTMVKANQTALDQGTTVKNCLDMMREVTQKYPIPFLFMTYYNIPLQQGLLNFCRQVKEAGGSGLIVPDLPPEEAEELIAACKEYRISLILLMSPTSSDQRLEMISRMADGFIYCVARKGVTGAETDFSAKVEIFLRRCREKTSLPLALGFGVSSKEDIDFLTGKADIAVIGTLMIRLLEKKGLQGVRDFLITSQ; encoded by the coding sequence ATGAATCTTACTGAATATTTGACCCAAATGAAGCAGAGAAAGAAGATCGGGCTTATGACTCATTTGATCTGTGGCTATCCTTCCTTGGAGGTAAACTACCAGACGGTTGCCACTATGGTGGAAGCCGGCGTGGATTTGATGGAACTACAGATACCTTTCAGTGAGCCTATTGCCGATGGCCCCACTATGGTTAAAGCTAACCAGACCGCCCTGGACCAGGGAACTACGGTGAAGAATTGTCTGGATATGATGAGGGAGGTTACTCAAAAATACCCCATTCCTTTTCTCTTTATGACTTATTATAATATCCCCTTGCAACAAGGCCTCTTGAATTTTTGCCGACAAGTAAAGGAAGCCGGCGGAAGCGGCCTGATCGTGCCTGATCTGCCGCCTGAAGAAGCAGAAGAACTTATCGCGGCGTGCAAAGAATATCGGATATCTCTGATCCTTCTTATGTCTCCGACCTCGTCAGACCAGAGGCTGGAAATGATCTCCCGAATGGCCGATGGCTTTATCTACTGTGTGGCCAGAAAAGGAGTAACCGGAGCTGAGACTGATTTTTCTGCTAAAGTTGAGATATTTTTAAGACGTTGCCGGGAAAAGACATCCCTTCCTCTGGCCCTGGGCTTTGGTGTTTCATCAAAAGAAGACATCGACTTTTTGACAGGGAAGGCAGATATAGCTGTGATTGGCACCCTTATGATCAGACTTCTGGAGAAAAAGGGGCTGCAGGGAGTAAGGGATTTTCTAATAACTAGCCAATAG
- a CDS encoding PEGA domain-containing protein, which yields MVEESKEKEMKSSPEMSLPPLLRGDQKDRIETQARPELKPSLFIEEPSEKSKWPLILTVLFVLVGGIVGGWFIVDAFFSAPPLSATSLTVISSPDQAEVYVNDQLRGKTPLAVSGISPGNYLVKIVKEGYADWESGLIKIIPNERKVVQAELKEAEEKEGIEVIKEEIAKILKESAVEEPPSSDEKDLSSRYTVPEEIITPPAKIIEESEPALIPPSPKKEPVALPKEEKLPKTPKEEKKEAEKTIKTAEPETLEPKTPAPPVKPSPEPKLEPAKIEIDSEPQGAKVYLKDEYQGKTPLTITGRLSWQPYMLKITYPGYSDKELIVSVGPGQNYRTRVALERWGGFLNLTSIPLKVKVYLDGRLVGETPIENLGITEGEHTLKGAKEGYPSQEMKITLEKGETRYINFVLTKKEDIQ from the coding sequence ATGGTTGAAGAATCGAAAGAAAAAGAGATGAAATCATCCCCTGAGATGAGTCTGCCCCCTCTACTAAGGGGGGACCAAAAAGATAGAATCGAAACACAAGCTCGGCCAGAATTAAAACCGTCTCTATTTATTGAGGAGCCGTCTGAAAAAAGTAAATGGCCTCTTATCTTAACCGTGCTTTTTGTTTTGGTGGGAGGGATTGTGGGGGGGTGGTTTATAGTGGACGCTTTTTTCTCGGCGCCCCCTTTGTCTGCCACGTCTCTAACAGTAATTTCATCTCCAGACCAGGCTGAAGTCTATGTGAATGATCAACTGCGGGGCAAAACTCCTTTAGCTGTTTCGGGTATTTCTCCGGGTAATTACCTTGTCAAGATTGTCAAGGAAGGATATGCAGACTGGGAAAGCGGCTTAATCAAGATCATCCCAAATGAACGCAAGGTCGTTCAGGCTGAACTTAAAGAAGCAGAAGAGAAAGAGGGGATAGAAGTCATTAAGGAAGAAATTGCTAAGATACTGAAAGAAAGCGCGGTGGAGGAGCCGCCTTCCTCTGATGAAAAAGATTTATCATCTCGCTATACGGTTCCGGAGGAGATCATTACTCCTCCGGCGAAAATAATCGAAGAATCAGAACCTGCGCTAATACCCCCATCACCTAAAAAAGAGCCGGTTGCCTTACCCAAAGAAGAAAAATTACCCAAGACCCCCAAAGAAGAGAAAAAAGAGGCTGAAAAGACAATTAAGACAGCAGAACCCGAAACCTTGGAACCGAAAACACCTGCCCCACCAGTAAAACCTTCACCTGAACCAAAACTGGAGCCGGCTAAAATAGAGATCGATTCTGAACCACAAGGAGCCAAAGTTTATCTTAAAGACGAATATCAAGGAAAGACCCCTTTAACTATTACCGGCAGGCTTAGTTGGCAGCCATACATGTTAAAAATAACTTACCCGGGTTATAGTGATAAGGAGTTGATTGTCTCAGTCGGTCCTGGTCAAAATTATCGAACCAGGGTTGCCCTGGAGAGGTGGGGCGGATTCCTTAACCTCACTTCTATTCCCCTTAAAGTAAAGGTCTATCTGGACGGTCGGCTGGTGGGTGAAACACCGATTGAAAACCTGGGTATTACCGAGGGTGAACATACCCTTAAGGGCGCTAAGGAAGGTTATCCTTCTCAGGAAATGAAAATTACCCTTGAGAAGGGTGAGACCAGGTATATTAATTTTGTCTTGACAAAGAAGGAGGATATTCAGTAA
- a CDS encoding PorV/PorQ family protein, producing MNIVSKYIRHLFVLILILGSTSQGEAKKGEGGELGTPFKMGMGARATGMGRAFVALADDASAVYWNPCGLVYLDACEVNFSYFQPHNLIDGLSYYTVSGGVPLSIPPGALGMGIAYLNNDLTRSKGSQEIGDFNSKQQMIFLAYGYRPNEIISMGATLKKVDYHFDKYEDEGYGADLGFSFSPKEGIRWAILLQDLWGAKIRLIETEEKFPLRLRMGLSYSWDKLTFTINQMTLSLGADYQVEDKLFDWEAGIEGRILETVFLRVGYYEPAEEISLGAGFIVSGLRLDYSLGLHPDLEASHRLSLTRKFGVRE from the coding sequence ATGAATATAGTTTCTAAATATATTAGGCATCTATTTGTCCTTATTTTGATCCTGGGATCGACCTCTCAGGGTGAGGCAAAAAAGGGAGAGGGTGGAGAGCTTGGGACGCCTTTCAAAATGGGCATGGGGGCCCGGGCCACAGGAATGGGACGAGCCTTCGTGGCTCTGGCTGATGACGCTTCAGCGGTCTATTGGAATCCGTGCGGCCTGGTTTATCTGGATGCTTGTGAGGTAAATTTCTCATATTTCCAACCGCACAATTTAATTGACGGACTCAGTTATTATACGGTTAGTGGCGGCGTTCCCTTATCTATCCCTCCTGGCGCATTGGGAATGGGGATCGCTTACCTTAATAATGATCTGACAAGGTCCAAAGGGAGCCAAGAAATAGGCGATTTCAATTCCAAACAACAAATGATCTTCCTTGCCTATGGTTACCGGCCTAATGAAATAATATCTATGGGCGCTACTCTAAAAAAGGTCGACTACCATTTTGATAAATACGAAGACGAGGGCTACGGAGCTGACCTGGGATTTTCTTTCTCCCCCAAAGAAGGAATAAGATGGGCTATACTCCTGCAGGACTTATGGGGAGCTAAAATAAGGCTGATTGAAACCGAGGAGAAATTTCCTCTTCGCCTTAGAATGGGGTTAAGTTATAGCTGGGATAAGCTTACCTTTACCATTAACCAAATGACTCTTAGTTTAGGGGCGGATTACCAGGTAGAGGATAAACTCTTCGATTGGGAGGCTGGAATAGAAGGCAGAATTTTAGAAACAGTATTCTTAAGAGTTGGTTACTACGAACCGGCCGAGGAGATTAGTTTGGGCGCGGGCTTTATTGTTTCAGGGCTGCGTCTGGATTACAGTCTGGGACTGCATCCTGATCTGGAGGCAAGCCACCGGTTGTCTTTGACTCGTAAGTTTGGCGTAAGGGAATAA
- the accD gene encoding acetyl-CoA carboxylase, carboxyltransferase subunit beta, whose amino-acid sequence MAWFRRPKYSTISPESRRRDIPDGLWVKCESCGDLIYRKDWEAALKVCHNCNYYFRLSAAERLDLVLDSSSFKEYDANLAPVDFLDFTDSIPYKDRLKKARENSGLTDACLTGEGKLRGHSVAIGVLDFSFMGGSMGSIVGEKITRLIEQAQKKHLPLIIISASGGARMQEGVVSLMQMAKTAAAISCFSRAGGLYLSVLTDPATGGVMASFASLGDIIIAEEQALIGFAGPRVIEQTIRQKLPGGFQKADFLLEHGLIDMVVKRSELKERLGELLEMLT is encoded by the coding sequence ATGGCCTGGTTTAGAAGACCCAAGTACAGCACGATAAGTCCTGAGAGCCGGAGAAGAGATATCCCGGATGGATTGTGGGTAAAGTGTGAGTCATGTGGAGACCTGATCTATCGTAAAGATTGGGAAGCAGCTTTAAAGGTTTGCCATAATTGTAATTACTATTTCAGGCTTAGCGCCGCTGAGAGATTGGATCTTGTTTTGGATAGTAGTAGTTTCAAGGAATATGATGCTAATCTTGCGCCTGTTGATTTTCTTGACTTTACAGATTCCATCCCTTATAAAGACCGCCTGAAAAAGGCCCGCGAAAATTCAGGCCTTACGGACGCCTGCCTTACCGGGGAAGGCAAACTAAGGGGGCACTCAGTGGCTATTGGGGTGCTTGATTTTTCTTTTATGGGTGGAAGTATGGGCTCCATTGTGGGAGAGAAGATAACCAGACTTATCGAGCAAGCTCAGAAAAAACATTTACCGCTCATTATTATCTCGGCTTCAGGTGGAGCCAGGATGCAAGAGGGGGTTGTTTCCCTGATGCAGATGGCCAAAACAGCCGCTGCTATCTCTTGCTTCAGCCGGGCAGGCGGACTTTATCTGTCCGTTCTGACTGATCCGGCCACCGGGGGGGTGATGGCCAGTTTTGCCTCGCTGGGTGATATTATTATCGCGGAGGAGCAAGCCTTAATTGGTTTTGCCGGACCAAGAGTGATTGAGCAAACAATAAGACAAAAATTACCAGGAGGATTTCAGAAAGCAGATTTTCTCCTGGAACACGGTTTGATTGATATGGTGGTGAAGCGAAGTGAGCTTAAGGAGCGATTGGGCGAATTGCTGGAGATGCTGACTTAG
- a CDS encoding folylpolyglutamate synthase/dihydrofolate synthase family protein, translating to MDYKAAVDFIESRQLFGIQLGLSNISELLSRLGHPERSLRAVHIAGTNGKGSVAAYLGAVLSEAGCKVGVYTSPHLIEIRERMTIRGEPISEERFCQLMDHIKPVIEGMSNEPTYFEVGTALVFLYFAQEKVDLAVVEVGLGGRLDATNVINPDVSIITNVDLDHTDRLGSSISEIAYEKGGIVKPGVPVLTAEEKVEVINILEEMTSEKGVPLYRVGQEILYQIKEASWSGTKFYLKGLRKDYFDLFIPLAGEYQVKNAALAVGAYELLGFPLHHLKKGLLGTRWPGRLQVVSRNPFIVLDGAHNPSAARELRHNLKKLFLFDRLVIILGILGDKDIEGIIRELIRLSPDTILLVKPACDRAIPTTEIARVVERYTDHFELVGQMDQALKAACQMAGDKGLICVTGSLYTVAEAYRWWIADVANSQ from the coding sequence ATGGACTATAAGGCGGCGGTAGACTTTATTGAGTCGCGGCAATTATTCGGCATTCAACTGGGACTATCTAATATCAGTGAGCTGCTGAGCCGATTAGGGCATCCGGAGAGGTCACTGCGGGCCGTTCACATTGCCGGAACAAACGGAAAAGGCTCGGTGGCCGCTTACCTTGGGGCGGTTCTTTCCGAGGCAGGATGTAAGGTTGGTGTTTACACCTCGCCTCATCTGATTGAGATAAGAGAGCGGATGACTATCAGGGGCGAACCTATCTCTGAAGAGAGGTTTTGTCAACTGATGGATCATATTAAACCGGTTATTGAGGGCATGTCTAATGAACCGACCTACTTTGAAGTGGGGACAGCCCTCGTTTTCCTCTATTTTGCCCAGGAAAAAGTTGACCTGGCCGTAGTGGAAGTAGGACTCGGAGGAAGACTTGATGCGACCAATGTAATTAATCCTGACGTCTCTATTATTACTAACGTCGATCTTGATCATACCGATCGGTTGGGTTCTTCGATATCTGAAATTGCTTACGAAAAGGGAGGGATTGTTAAGCCGGGGGTTCCTGTTCTTACGGCAGAGGAGAAGGTTGAAGTCATCAATATTCTGGAGGAGATGACCTCAGAAAAAGGCGTTCCACTTTATCGGGTGGGCCAGGAAATACTCTATCAGATCAAAGAGGCTTCCTGGTCTGGAACTAAATTTTATCTGAAAGGACTGCGTAAAGATTATTTTGATCTCTTTATTCCCCTCGCCGGAGAATATCAAGTCAAGAATGCGGCTCTGGCGGTGGGCGCTTATGAGTTGTTGGGATTCCCTCTCCATCACCTTAAAAAGGGATTATTAGGGACAAGGTGGCCTGGCCGCCTTCAGGTGGTCTCCCGCAACCCGTTTATCGTTCTGGATGGAGCGCATAACCCGTCTGCAGCCAGGGAATTGAGACATAATTTAAAAAAACTCTTTTTGTTTGATCGGCTCGTCATAATCTTAGGAATCTTAGGTGACAAGGATATTGAAGGGATTATAAGAGAACTAATCCGGCTTTCTCCAGATACAATCTTGCTGGTTAAACCGGCCTGTGATCGGGCTATTCCTACCACGGAAATAGCCAGGGTCGTAGAAAGGTATACCGACCATTTTGAATTGGTCGGCCAAATGGACCAGGCTCTAAAAGCCGCCTGTCAGATGGCTGGAGATAAAGGTCTCATTTGCGTTACAGGTTCCCTTTATACGGTAGCAGAGGCCTATCGATGGTGGATAGCGGATGTAGCCAATAGCCAATAG
- a CDS encoding PEGA domain-containing protein gives MEKENDIPEEKQKERPTSKKVIRKGVKDKTKTHWETRLFPTPVPAWKRMMPYGIVLLVVLVIGYIFLSRHLTPSVGRGSLLITSNPTNAIVYLDEQDFGQTPLEIGDIPVSEYSLRIVKAGYTSYQEKITIPRDGQKRVKAELLESLGSPMVAEAEVIVPPEAELPVPPIKPTLEEITGGGISISSTPSGATVFIDNKLQRETTPLEVANLEPGRHLVKLINQGYKNWEDEVIVENEVISNLEVKLSPLSGGIKITSLPTKAEVYLNEEYKGKTPLTIKDVRGREAYMVRVSAPDYRDWESNVTVEPGQTVDLKANLERMATGALLIASNPKEAKVYVDGELIGRTPLVGVKLEIGERQVRIVKSGYAPVTRTVKVMKENNPLLNFNLEEAKEAKEEEVVDKPASIFITSEPPGAGIYIDGISIEGETPLGIPKIEPGEHRIKVSKVGYLPDEKVVTVHRGESAASNFILKEEKKKEKEKAAIVAGHIIIVTDPPTCKLYLDGKYQGTTPMTISGRRGWEPYEIKLTAEGYTDWFSRVFVGPGQTFPLKAKLEKIKK, from the coding sequence GTGGAGAAGGAAAATGATATACCGGAAGAAAAACAAAAAGAAAGACCTACTTCTAAGAAGGTTATAAGAAAAGGTGTCAAGGATAAGACAAAGACTCATTGGGAGACGAGGCTGTTTCCAACTCCGGTTCCTGCCTGGAAAAGGATGATGCCCTATGGAATAGTCCTTTTGGTGGTCCTGGTGATAGGGTATATATTTCTCTCCCGACATCTAACTCCATCGGTGGGAAGGGGTTCCCTTCTTATTACTTCTAACCCTACCAATGCTATTGTCTATCTTGATGAGCAAGATTTTGGCCAAACTCCATTAGAGATAGGAGATATTCCGGTATCTGAATATAGCCTGCGGATTGTCAAGGCAGGATACACGAGTTACCAGGAAAAGATAACTATTCCCCGGGATGGACAAAAGAGGGTAAAGGCTGAACTCCTGGAAAGTCTTGGTTCTCCTATGGTGGCTGAAGCCGAAGTTATTGTCCCTCCCGAAGCTGAACTACCGGTTCCACCGATTAAACCAACCTTAGAAGAGATAACGGGCGGGGGAATTAGCATCAGTTCCACTCCTTCGGGGGCGACTGTTTTTATAGATAATAAGCTTCAAAGGGAGACAACCCCTCTTGAAGTAGCTAATTTAGAGCCAGGACGGCACCTGGTTAAATTGATCAACCAAGGCTACAAAAATTGGGAAGATGAGGTGATAGTTGAGAATGAAGTTATTTCTAACCTTGAAGTTAAATTGTCTCCTCTGTCCGGTGGTATAAAAATAACCTCTCTGCCTACCAAGGCAGAAGTCTATCTGAATGAGGAATATAAAGGCAAGACACCTTTGACCATCAAAGATGTCAGGGGAAGAGAGGCTTATATGGTTCGGGTTTCAGCTCCTGACTATCGGGATTGGGAATCTAACGTCACTGTTGAGCCTGGTCAGACGGTCGACCTGAAGGCAAATCTGGAGCGAATGGCGACCGGGGCGCTTCTAATTGCTTCCAATCCTAAAGAAGCTAAGGTATATGTAGATGGAGAACTTATAGGGCGGACACCTCTGGTCGGAGTTAAGCTGGAAATAGGCGAGAGGCAAGTAAGGATTGTTAAAAGCGGATATGCCCCTGTAACAAGAACGGTCAAGGTCATGAAGGAGAACAATCCTCTCCTTAATTTCAACCTTGAGGAGGCCAAAGAGGCCAAAGAAGAGGAGGTAGTTGACAAACCGGCCTCCATCTTTATTACCTCTGAACCTCCAGGAGCTGGGATTTATATTGACGGCATTTCCATAGAGGGAGAAACCCCGCTTGGTATTCCTAAAATTGAACCGGGGGAGCATCGGATTAAGGTAAGTAAGGTCGGGTATTTACCAGATGAAAAGGTAGTCACCGTTCATCGGGGAGAGTCGGCAGCCTCCAATTTTATCCTCAAAGAGGAGAAGAAGAAGGAAAAAGAAAAAGCGGCAATAGTGGCCGGACATATCATTATTGTCACTGATCCACCAACTTGTAAGCTCTATCTGGATGGTAAGTATCAAGGAACAACTCCTATGACTATCAGCGGTCGCCGTGGATGGGAGCCTTATGAAATTAAATTAACCGCTGAAGGATATACCGATTGGTTTTCCAGGGTCTTTGTCGGTCCTGGCCAGACATTCCCTCTCAAGGCTAAGCTGGAGAAAATAAAGAAGTAA